The proteins below come from a single Gossypium raimondii isolate GPD5lz chromosome 2, ASM2569854v1, whole genome shotgun sequence genomic window:
- the LOC105789851 gene encoding pectinesterase inhibitor 4: protein MSSSSFQLVFMFCFSILLLLLMSTSMQTVSAATTNKASAKTYKKFIKSACNSTTYPKVCYKALSPCASAIKTDTNKLCNIALSFTLNATYNASSSIDSLSKMKGLSPSEKEIIHDCAETTGEAIDELEKSLKTLANLQGSGHKADEMNDLKTWVSAVLTDEYTCTDEFDGQKVSKAVKNTINKSVLYLAQLTSNCLALFNLLDY, encoded by the coding sequence ATGTCAAGCTCATCTTTCCAATTAGTcttcatgttttgtttttccattcttcttcttcttcttatgtCCACCTCCATGCAAACTGTCTCAGCTGCTACTACTAACAAAGCTAGTGCCAAAACttacaaaaaatttatcaaatccgCCTGCAATTCAACCACATATCCCAAAGTTTGCTACAAAGCTCTATCTCCCTGTGCGTCCGCCATTAAAACCGATACCAACAAGCTTTGCAACATCGCCTTGTCCTTCACTCTAAATGCCACATACAATGCATCTTCATCGATAGACTCGTTGTCAAAAATGAAGGGATTGAGTCCGTCCGAGAAAGAAATCATCCATGATTGCGCTGAAACTACAGGCGAGGCCATCGACGAGCTGGAGAAATCCTTGAAGACATTGGCTAATTTACAAGGCTCGGGTCACAAGGCTGATGAGATGAATGATTTAAAAACTTGGGTGAGCGCTGTCTTGACGGATGAGTACACATGCACCGATGAATTTGATGGCCAGAAAGTAAGCAAAGCTGTTAAGAACACAATCAATAAGAGTGTGTTGTATCTTGCTCAATTGACCAGCAATTGTTTGGCTCTTTTTAATCTTCTGGATTACTGA